A region of Vitis riparia cultivar Riparia Gloire de Montpellier isolate 1030 chromosome 1, EGFV_Vit.rip_1.0, whole genome shotgun sequence DNA encodes the following proteins:
- the LOC117917951 gene encoding alpha-ketoglutarate-dependent dioxygenase alkB isoform X2, translated as MYGSNGVSDDAERTAFRRAEKKYKVYYDDSKSSKKKKQLKQVDLSEVVDFKAILRSFNQSGEVPPGTFALQCDFDRPVFCIENRPGFYFIPDALTVEEQGRWIRESLISFPQPYNRTNHNAIYGPLRDLFMAAKERKILVEEEDSSGGLDSLSNSSITNMDAERWKFYEENTVSSRGSTCKSISASVLLRKLRWSTLGLQFDWSKRNYNVSLPHNKIPDALCDLAKEMAAPAMSKGKVFQPEAAIVNYFGLGDMLGGHLDDMEADWTKPIVSMSLGCKAIFLLGGKSRDDPPLAMFVRSGDVVLMAGEARECFHGVPRIFTDQENAEIAPLELMFSHEDDVCFLEYIRSSRININIRQVF; from the exons ATGTACGGATCCAATGGAGTTTCCGATGATGCAGAGCGAACCGCGTTCAGAAGAGCGGAGAAGAAGTACAAAGTCTATTACGATGACTCCAAATCTTCCAAAAA GAAAAAGCAGCTTAAACAAGTGGATTTATCAGAAGTTGTCGATTTCAAAGCCATTCTACGGTCATTCAATCAGAGCGGTGAAGTTCCTCCGGGAACTTTTGCGCTTCAATGCGATTTTGATCGTCCAGTTTTCTGTATCGAAAATCGGCCCG GGTTTTATTTCATTCCTGATGCATTGACTGTTGAGGAACAAGGCCGATGGATAAGGGAGAGCCTAATAAGTTTCCCACAGCCTTATAACAGAACAAATCACAATGCAATTTATGGGCCTCTAAGGGACTTATTCATGgcagcaaaagaaagaaaaattttggttGAAGAAGAGGATTCAAGTGGAGGTTTGGATTCTCTGTCTAATTCTTCTATCACAAACATGGATGCTGAGAGATGGAAATTTTATGAGGAAAATACTGTATCATCAAGAGGAAGCACATGCAAATCAATTTCAGCCTCTGTTCTGCTGCGGAAGTTGAGGTGGAGTACCCTTGGGCTGCAATTTGACTGGTCCAAG CGGAACTACAATGTCTCCTTACCACATAACAAGATCCCTGATGCACTTTGTGACCTGGCTAAAGAAATGGCAGCACCTGCGATGTCAAAGGGGAAAGTATTCCAGCCAGAAGCTGCAATAGTGAATTACTTTGGATTAG GTGATATGCTTGGGGGCCACCTAGATGACATGGAAGCAGATTGGACTAAACCTATAGTGAGCATGAG TTTGGGCTGCAAAGCTATTTTCCTTTTGGGAGGAAAATCTAGAGATGATCCACCATTAGCAATGTTCGTTCGAAGTGGTGATGTTGTACTTATGGCTGGAGAAGCAAGGGAATGCTTTCATG GCGTGCCCCGGATCTTCACAGACCAAGAAAATGCTGAAATCGCCCCACTTGAACTGATGTTCTCGCATGAAGACGACGTTTGTTTCTTAGAATACATCAGAAGTTCAAGAATCAACATCAACATCAGACAAGTTTTCTGA
- the LOC117917951 gene encoding alpha-ketoglutarate-dependent dioxygenase alkB isoform X1, whose amino-acid sequence MYGSNGVSDDAERTAFRRAEKKYKVYYDDSKSSKKYLTVLFLFLFDCCWFLFCYSVLENFRKKQLKQVDLSEVVDFKAILRSFNQSGEVPPGTFALQCDFDRPVFCIENRPGFYFIPDALTVEEQGRWIRESLISFPQPYNRTNHNAIYGPLRDLFMAAKERKILVEEEDSSGGLDSLSNSSITNMDAERWKFYEENTVSSRGSTCKSISASVLLRKLRWSTLGLQFDWSKRNYNVSLPHNKIPDALCDLAKEMAAPAMSKGKVFQPEAAIVNYFGLGDMLGGHLDDMEADWTKPIVSMSLGCKAIFLLGGKSRDDPPLAMFVRSGDVVLMAGEARECFHGVPRIFTDQENAEIAPLELMFSHEDDVCFLEYIRSSRININIRQVF is encoded by the exons ATGTACGGATCCAATGGAGTTTCCGATGATGCAGAGCGAACCGCGTTCAGAAGAGCGGAGAAGAAGTACAAAGTCTATTACGATGACTCCAAATCTTCCAAAAAGTATCTCACggttctcttcctttttctctttgattGTTGTTGGTTTCTCTTTTGTTACAGTGTGCTCGAAAATTTCAGGAAAAAGCAGCTTAAACAAGTGGATTTATCAGAAGTTGTCGATTTCAAAGCCATTCTACGGTCATTCAATCAGAGCGGTGAAGTTCCTCCGGGAACTTTTGCGCTTCAATGCGATTTTGATCGTCCAGTTTTCTGTATCGAAAATCGGCCCG GGTTTTATTTCATTCCTGATGCATTGACTGTTGAGGAACAAGGCCGATGGATAAGGGAGAGCCTAATAAGTTTCCCACAGCCTTATAACAGAACAAATCACAATGCAATTTATGGGCCTCTAAGGGACTTATTCATGgcagcaaaagaaagaaaaattttggttGAAGAAGAGGATTCAAGTGGAGGTTTGGATTCTCTGTCTAATTCTTCTATCACAAACATGGATGCTGAGAGATGGAAATTTTATGAGGAAAATACTGTATCATCAAGAGGAAGCACATGCAAATCAATTTCAGCCTCTGTTCTGCTGCGGAAGTTGAGGTGGAGTACCCTTGGGCTGCAATTTGACTGGTCCAAG CGGAACTACAATGTCTCCTTACCACATAACAAGATCCCTGATGCACTTTGTGACCTGGCTAAAGAAATGGCAGCACCTGCGATGTCAAAGGGGAAAGTATTCCAGCCAGAAGCTGCAATAGTGAATTACTTTGGATTAG GTGATATGCTTGGGGGCCACCTAGATGACATGGAAGCAGATTGGACTAAACCTATAGTGAGCATGAG TTTGGGCTGCAAAGCTATTTTCCTTTTGGGAGGAAAATCTAGAGATGATCCACCATTAGCAATGTTCGTTCGAAGTGGTGATGTTGTACTTATGGCTGGAGAAGCAAGGGAATGCTTTCATG GCGTGCCCCGGATCTTCACAGACCAAGAAAATGCTGAAATCGCCCCACTTGAACTGATGTTCTCGCATGAAGACGACGTTTGTTTCTTAGAATACATCAGAAGTTCAAGAATCAACATCAACATCAGACAAGTTTTCTGA